One segment of Desulfuromonas acetoxidans DSM 684 DNA contains the following:
- a CDS encoding glutaredoxin family protein produces MTITFYRTALCPRCFLAKRALDKIVADTDITVETVEIATTAVSSWRNGIRMIPALKIGDEILSGVLLDEQRIRRFIDQQKEDASA; encoded by the coding sequence ATGACCATCACATTTTACCGAACAGCCCTGTGTCCACGCTGCTTTCTGGCCAAACGAGCCTTGGACAAGATCGTCGCCGACACAGATATCACCGTTGAAACCGTCGAAATTGCCACCACAGCCGTTAGCAGTTGGCGCAATGGAATCCGTATGATTCCGGCCTTAAAAATTGGTGATGAGATTCTCAGTGGTGTGCTGCTCGACGAACAACGCATTCGCAGATTTATTGACCAGCAGAAGGAGGACGCATCAGCTTGA